In Erythrobacter sp. F6033, a single genomic region encodes these proteins:
- a CDS encoding methyltransferase, whose product MSDALFEHVSYLSLPNRSDLYRSAISTCVASGSSVADLGCGVGVLGIFCLEAGASHVWGIDNSDAIHLANETIKNNGLEAEYTCIASSTFHAQLPDPVDALICDHVGYFGIDYGIIDMIRDAAKRMLKPGGTIIPESLTLHVAGVNSDHCRDKASAWSKDIIPERFRWIDEQARNTTYSHDFSPEELCSSPAKLGSVKLDADTPDYFSFEAEILVTETGRFDGFAGWFNAHLGGGVWMTNSPLDPESIKRSQAFFPVVEPFEVNEGDVVAVTLRIRPDGNLYAWNVAPPDGATTLKQSNWGSTILTEGDRAIGGSDPVVLNDRVKAQLYILSLVDGKRSGKEIEEIVVRENPDLLPSLEATRDLVRDVLRRSAVS is encoded by the coding sequence ATGAGCGATGCCCTGTTTGAACATGTCAGCTATTTGAGTCTGCCGAACCGCAGCGACCTTTATCGTTCTGCCATTTCGACGTGCGTTGCCTCTGGCAGTTCGGTTGCTGATCTAGGGTGCGGTGTCGGAGTTCTAGGCATTTTTTGCCTTGAGGCTGGAGCCAGTCATGTCTGGGGCATCGACAACAGCGACGCGATTCATCTGGCGAACGAGACTATCAAGAACAACGGATTGGAGGCCGAATACACCTGCATAGCTAGCAGTACGTTCCACGCTCAGTTGCCCGATCCAGTCGACGCTCTAATTTGTGATCATGTGGGTTATTTCGGGATCGATTACGGCATCATCGATATGATCCGCGATGCGGCAAAACGGATGTTGAAGCCCGGCGGAACCATCATTCCCGAAAGCCTTACATTGCATGTTGCCGGAGTGAATTCTGACCATTGCCGCGACAAAGCAAGCGCGTGGTCGAAAGATATCATACCTGAGCGTTTTCGTTGGATTGATGAGCAAGCCCGCAACACGACATATTCGCACGATTTTTCACCGGAAGAACTATGCAGTTCTCCAGCAAAATTGGGTTCGGTCAAGTTGGATGCAGACACGCCCGACTACTTTTCATTCGAAGCGGAAATTCTCGTTACGGAAACCGGTCGTTTCGATGGTTTCGCGGGTTGGTTCAACGCTCACCTCGGCGGCGGTGTCTGGATGACCAATTCGCCGCTGGATCCGGAAAGCATAAAGCGCTCGCAAGCCTTTTTCCCGGTTGTTGAGCCTTTCGAAGTGAACGAAGGTGACGTGGTCGCAGTTACCCTGCGAATAAGGCCCGATGGCAATCTGTATGCATGGAATGTTGCGCCTCCGGATGGAGCAACAACACTCAAACAATCGAACTGGGGCAGCACGATATTGACGGAGGGAGATCGCGCTATTGGTGGAAGTGACCCTGTAGTTCTCAATGATCGTGTGAAGGCGCAGCTCTATATCCTTTCCCTTGTCGACGGGAAACGGTCGGGCAAAGAGATTGAAGAGATCGTGGTCCGCGAAAACCCGGATCTATTGCCCAGCCTTGAAGCAACGCGCGATCTAGTCAGGGACGTTCTTCGGCGCAGCGCTGTGTCCTGA
- a CDS encoding PqqD family protein, whose translation MKLNDRYAASEDVVAREVSGETVLLDLKSGQYFGLDAVGGRIWALLTDRPHKLVELCDAIETEFEAARDVIEKDMLALAKDLAHRELIIAQSD comes from the coding sequence ATGAAGCTGAATGATCGATATGCCGCATCTGAAGATGTCGTTGCCCGAGAAGTGAGCGGTGAGACAGTGCTGCTCGATTTGAAAAGCGGCCAGTACTTCGGATTGGATGCGGTCGGCGGCCGGATTTGGGCGCTCCTCACTGATAGGCCGCACAAGCTGGTTGAGTTGTGCGATGCTATCGAGACGGAATTCGAGGCCGCGCGCGATGTGATCGAAAAAGATATGCTCGCGCTCGCGAAAGATCTCGCCCACCGCGAGCTGATTATCGCTCAGTCAGATTGA
- a CDS encoding ABC transporter ATP-binding protein, translated as MKLAFLWQRAKQFRGELLTISGLALLSALATLAIPWLAGQLLGSIVSGAQQDLQTIIVLLVAALVATTALNIAATIASSAASLRILAQLRQEVYNHVNLMPMSFHDKRRSGDVLALMTYEVGNLSSFLASTITNVPSMLVTAAGAVILLFLIDPTVAILMPILIPAFFIAMKLVGRRLRVLARKARRAEVEVFAAAENDLALVPAIKSFAVEQYHRDFYSDAVGRSQQVAFRQVRIRAFIAPLVALIAALAAIAVLILGSDALNSGNQTPGELFAFLLYAALLTRPVGGLADIYGSYQISRGTLARLEAVLEMEPEPGHDQGERLARADGDIEFKNVQFAYPARPQVLSGIDLSIRRGEIVALTGDNGVGKSTLVKLLLRYYQPDAGQITLDGKDIAQFQVQELRRQFGYVPQRPLLFNGTIASNIAFGQSTVESDQSRDAIARAAGLAQAESFIAELPRGLETEIGDNGVRLSGGQGQRVALARALFRDPPIYILDEATSMYDLDSEAAFVEDCIDALKDRTVILITHRPASLALADRVLKVSANTVTDVTGSI; from the coding sequence ATGAAGCTTGCATTCCTATGGCAGCGCGCAAAGCAATTTCGCGGAGAGTTGCTTACAATTAGCGGTCTGGCGCTGTTGAGCGCGCTTGCGACACTCGCGATTCCTTGGCTCGCTGGTCAATTGCTTGGCAGCATAGTCTCGGGCGCTCAGCAAGACTTGCAGACCATCATCGTTCTGTTGGTTGCTGCGCTGGTCGCGACTACTGCGCTGAACATCGCCGCGACGATTGCGTCGTCGGCGGCTTCACTCAGAATTCTCGCGCAACTGCGCCAAGAGGTCTACAATCACGTCAACCTTATGCCGATGTCGTTTCATGACAAACGTCGCAGCGGTGATGTGCTCGCATTGATGACCTACGAAGTCGGCAATCTAAGCAGCTTTCTTGCCTCAACGATCACCAATGTTCCTTCAATGCTTGTTACCGCTGCGGGTGCAGTGATCCTCCTGTTCCTTATCGACCCGACAGTCGCGATCTTGATGCCAATCCTGATCCCTGCATTCTTTATCGCAATGAAACTGGTCGGGAGAAGGTTGAGAGTACTAGCCCGCAAAGCGCGAAGGGCCGAAGTTGAGGTCTTTGCAGCAGCTGAAAACGATCTTGCGTTGGTTCCTGCGATAAAGTCCTTCGCAGTCGAGCAATATCATCGTGATTTCTATTCTGACGCCGTTGGTCGATCGCAGCAGGTCGCATTCCGGCAGGTCCGAATACGTGCTTTCATTGCCCCGCTTGTCGCGCTGATTGCTGCACTCGCTGCGATTGCAGTCCTCATCCTGGGCAGCGATGCTTTGAATAGCGGCAACCAGACACCGGGCGAACTGTTTGCATTCCTGCTCTACGCCGCATTGCTAACGCGGCCGGTCGGAGGATTGGCTGACATCTATGGCAGCTATCAAATCTCTCGGGGAACACTGGCAAGGCTGGAAGCTGTGCTCGAAATGGAGCCAGAGCCCGGTCATGATCAAGGGGAGCGATTGGCGCGAGCGGATGGCGACATCGAATTCAAGAATGTCCAATTTGCTTACCCTGCTAGGCCACAAGTTCTGTCTGGCATTGACCTCTCGATCAGGCGTGGAGAAATCGTAGCCCTAACCGGCGATAACGGCGTCGGTAAATCCACCCTCGTGAAACTGTTGCTCCGTTATTATCAGCCCGATGCTGGCCAGATAACGTTAGATGGAAAGGACATCGCACAGTTTCAGGTCCAAGAATTGCGCCGCCAATTCGGATATGTTCCCCAACGCCCGCTGCTGTTCAACGGGACAATCGCAAGCAACATCGCGTTCGGCCAATCGACGGTCGAGAGCGATCAATCCCGAGACGCGATCGCGCGGGCCGCTGGATTGGCCCAAGCAGAGAGCTTCATCGCTGAACTGCCTAGAGGGCTTGAAACCGAAATTGGCGATAACGGCGTCCGCCTATCGGGCGGGCAAGGCCAACGTGTGGCTTTAGCGCGCGCCTTGTTCCGTGATCCGCCGATCTACATCCTGGATGAAGCGACAAGCATGTACGATCTCGATAGTGAGGCGGCATTTGTCGAAGACTGCATCGATGCTTTGAAAGATCGTACAGTCATCCTCATCACACACCGCCCCGCTAGCCTCGCACTGGCCGATCGCGTCTTGAAGGTTTCTGCGAACACGGTGACCGACGTGACGGGATCAATCTGA
- a CDS encoding nucleotidyltransferase family protein produces MKDTEAIDRFLSESVRSILRSMTAPQWPEELGESVPGAIRRLEFHGIASFLAHSAATLDGWPPELAEALKTEARLQAVWEADHAKATALLIERLHQAEIPSLVMKGTALAYSVYSEPGMRRRGDTDLLVETSNRDLVRQVLRQSGFQPSTDRRFLQEAWVLQSQAGFAHQIDLHWATSSSMAVAKEISCNHPRDRAIDLPALSPNARAAGPLDSFIQICINRNGHEAFGYLVEGEKIHDGNRLIWALDLHNLAAGFSDHDWRTLIAIADDWSATKPVLSAIDFAKSAVGLQISAETRQALEMGQGSFDRISSYYGAPALERLSQDLHAAQNWHSKLSIVSEHILPGRHFMQSRYPDHGHWPLFALQIRRLLDGTFKMLLGRRL; encoded by the coding sequence ATGAAAGACACCGAAGCCATAGACCGATTTCTTTCTGAAAGTGTTCGCAGCATTCTCAGGTCGATGACTGCGCCCCAATGGCCCGAAGAATTGGGCGAAAGTGTGCCGGGCGCGATCCGCCGCCTAGAGTTTCACGGAATTGCATCTTTTCTTGCCCATAGCGCTGCGACGTTGGACGGATGGCCGCCAGAGTTGGCAGAAGCGCTAAAGACCGAGGCGAGGCTTCAAGCCGTTTGGGAGGCCGATCATGCGAAAGCCACAGCTCTTCTGATTGAGCGGCTCCATCAAGCTGAAATTCCATCGCTAGTGATGAAAGGCACGGCGCTCGCCTACTCCGTATATTCCGAACCCGGTATGAGACGACGAGGGGATACCGATTTGCTTGTCGAAACCAGCAATCGTGACCTCGTTCGCCAAGTTCTGCGCCAAAGTGGTTTCCAACCGAGCACTGATCGCCGTTTTCTGCAGGAAGCGTGGGTGCTGCAATCACAAGCTGGTTTTGCACACCAGATCGACCTGCACTGGGCTACCAGCTCCAGCATGGCCGTCGCCAAGGAGATTTCGTGCAATCATCCCCGAGACCGAGCGATTGATTTGCCTGCACTGTCTCCAAACGCCCGCGCTGCTGGTCCGCTTGATAGTTTTATCCAGATTTGCATCAACCGTAACGGGCACGAGGCATTCGGCTATCTGGTCGAGGGCGAGAAAATTCACGACGGCAACAGGCTTATTTGGGCGCTCGACCTGCATAATTTGGCGGCTGGTTTTTCCGACCATGACTGGCGAACATTGATAGCAATCGCGGATGATTGGAGTGCGACGAAGCCTGTGCTCTCAGCTATAGATTTTGCGAAAAGCGCTGTGGGTTTGCAGATATCTGCGGAAACAAGGCAAGCATTGGAGATGGGCCAAGGCAGTTTCGATCGTATTTCATCCTATTATGGCGCGCCCGCGCTAGAACGCCTGTCGCAAGACCTTCATGCCGCGCAGAATTGGCATTCAAAGTTGAGCATTGTGTCAGAACACATTCTGCCCGGTCGCCACTTCATGCAAAGCCGGTATCCCGATCACGGACATTGGCCATTGTTTGCGCTGCAAATTCGCCGTTTGCTTGACGGAACGTTCAAAATGTTGCTGGGCCGCCGACTATGA
- the rfbA gene encoding glucose-1-phosphate thymidylyltransferase RfbA, translated as MTSGRKGIILAGGSGTRLYPLTRGVSKQLMPIYDKPMIYYPLSTLMLAGIQDILIITTPEDADQFQRVLGDGSDFGVALSYAVQPKPEGLAQAFHIGADFVSGRPSALILGDNIFYGHGLPDLLNAADMRSSGASVFAYRVTDPESFGVVEFDSEGRAISIEEKPKEPKSNYALTGLYFYDDTVAERARGLKPSKRGELEITDLNRLYLDDEALAVEIMGRGFAWLDTGTHSSLLDAASYVRITEERQGLKIACPEEIAWRKGFINDAELARIAEPLRKSGYGEYLLRLLEEPVFL; from the coding sequence ATGACATCCGGCCGCAAAGGCATCATTCTGGCGGGTGGTTCCGGCACACGCTTGTATCCGCTGACGCGCGGTGTCTCGAAGCAATTGATGCCGATCTATGACAAGCCAATGATCTACTATCCCCTAAGCACACTGATGCTTGCGGGAATTCAGGACATCCTGATCATCACGACACCTGAAGATGCCGATCAGTTTCAGCGCGTGTTGGGCGATGGCTCAGATTTCGGTGTGGCTCTAAGCTATGCGGTGCAACCCAAGCCGGAAGGGCTTGCTCAAGCATTCCATATCGGCGCTGACTTTGTTTCCGGTCGGCCAAGCGCTCTGATCCTTGGTGACAACATATTCTACGGTCATGGCCTGCCGGATTTGCTGAACGCAGCCGACATGCGGTCAAGCGGTGCAAGCGTGTTTGCGTATCGCGTTACCGATCCAGAAAGCTTCGGCGTGGTCGAGTTTGATAGCGAAGGCAGAGCGATCTCGATTGAGGAAAAGCCGAAAGAGCCGAAGTCGAACTATGCTCTGACGGGCCTCTATTTCTACGATGATACAGTCGCCGAGCGCGCCAGAGGCCTAAAGCCTTCGAAGCGCGGGGAATTGGAAATCACCGATCTCAACCGGCTCTATCTCGATGACGAGGCACTTGCGGTTGAAATAATGGGCCGGGGTTTTGCATGGCTTGATACAGGGACGCATTCGTCTCTGCTTGATGCAGCAAGCTATGTGAGGATCACCGAAGAACGACAGGGTCTCAAGATCGCTTGTCCGGAAGAAATCGCCTGGCGCAAAGGCTTCATCAATGATGCAGAGCTTGCACGGATCGCAGAGCCGCTGCGCAAATCAGGCTATGGCGAGTATTTGCTCCGGCTCTTGGAAGAACCGGTGTTTTTGTGA
- the rfbC gene encoding dTDP-4-dehydrorhamnose 3,5-epimerase, which yields MIFRSCDIPGPLIIEPRVFGDERGFFMETWSESQFADAGLDLKFVQDNHSRSQKGVLRGLHFQNPGAQGKLVRVTSGSVFDVVVDLRRSSAHFGKWIGAELSASNKRMIWVPEGFAHGFLTLEDDTDFLYKCTAPYRPEAEHTLAWDDSTVAVDWPLNGITPIISDKDRRGQTLSDVAVFP from the coding sequence GTGATTTTCCGATCCTGCGACATACCCGGTCCGCTGATCATTGAGCCGCGCGTTTTTGGAGATGAACGCGGTTTCTTTATGGAGACATGGAGCGAAAGCCAGTTTGCGGATGCTGGGCTCGATTTGAAGTTCGTACAGGACAACCACTCCCGTTCGCAAAAAGGCGTGCTGCGAGGCCTCCATTTTCAGAACCCTGGTGCACAGGGTAAACTGGTTCGCGTGACGAGCGGTTCGGTGTTCGACGTCGTCGTCGATCTTCGACGATCATCGGCGCATTTTGGCAAATGGATTGGAGCCGAACTTTCTGCTTCAAACAAACGGATGATCTGGGTGCCAGAAGGTTTTGCTCATGGGTTTTTGACCCTCGAAGATGACACCGATTTTCTATACAAATGCACCGCGCCATACCGTCCTGAAGCAGAGCATACGCTTGCTTGGGATGATAGCACTGTTGCAGTGGATTGGCCGCTGAACGGTATCACGCCAATCATTTCGGACAAAGATCGCCGGGGTCAAACTCTGAGCGATGTTGCGGTATTCCCATGA
- the rfbD gene encoding dTDP-4-dehydrorhamnose reductase, giving the protein MKVLITGASGQVGGALQRTAPEGVRISAIDAAHCDLADREALRTVIASERPDILINAAAYTAVDKAESEEVLARAVNADAVGVMVEELGRVGGKLVHISTDFVFDGSSSRAYRPEDKRAPVSAYGRTKAEGEDHLRASDLLVRTAWVYEAGGANFVRSMIRLMNERDELGIVADQIGSPTLATGLARTIWALVERDADGVFHHSDAGVASWYDFAVAISEEAHALGVIQTQPRVKPITTSEYPTPARRPAFSLLDCSKTREFLADNPVHWRTNLRVMLKEEKALG; this is encoded by the coding sequence ATGAAAGTCCTGATCACGGGAGCCTCTGGCCAGGTGGGCGGTGCGTTACAGCGCACTGCCCCTGAAGGAGTCCGGATCAGCGCAATTGACGCGGCCCACTGTGATCTGGCCGACCGCGAAGCGCTTCGAACGGTCATTGCCTCTGAACGACCCGATATATTGATCAACGCTGCTGCCTACACTGCGGTCGACAAGGCGGAAAGCGAAGAGGTTTTGGCCCGCGCCGTTAACGCCGATGCAGTCGGAGTGATGGTTGAAGAATTGGGCAGGGTTGGCGGAAAGCTGGTCCACATCTCAACCGACTTCGTTTTTGATGGCTCGTCATCGCGTGCATACCGACCGGAAGATAAGCGGGCACCGGTTTCGGCATATGGACGGACAAAAGCGGAAGGCGAGGACCATCTTCGCGCATCAGATCTGCTGGTGCGAACGGCATGGGTTTATGAGGCCGGCGGCGCAAACTTTGTGCGCAGCATGATCCGATTGATGAATGAGCGGGATGAGCTTGGGATAGTTGCTGATCAAATCGGATCTCCAACTCTTGCCACCGGATTGGCGCGGACAATTTGGGCGCTTGTCGAGCGCGATGCCGATGGCGTGTTTCATCACAGTGATGCCGGTGTGGCGAGCTGGTATGACTTCGCGGTCGCGATCAGCGAGGAGGCGCACGCGCTCGGGGTGATCCAAACCCAGCCGCGCGTGAAGCCAATTACCACTTCAGAATATCCAACCCCCGCACGCAGGCCTGCTTTTTCGCTGCTTGATTGCAGCAAGACACGTGAATTTTTGGCGGATAATCCTGTACACTGGCGGACCAACCTTCGCGTCATGCTCAAAGAGGAAAAAGCTCTTGGCTAA
- the rfbB gene encoding dTDP-glucose 4,6-dehydratase: MANLLVTGGAGFIGGNFVHYWNAKHPDDAIIVLDALTYAGNRSTLEGAPHCDLVVGDIRDTALVEKILRERDCDTIVHFAAESHVDRSIEGPDAFIDTNILGTNSLLKAARAVWLGGSGKDHRFHHISTDEVFGSLEMNDPAFSETTQYAPNSPYSASKAASDHLVRAYHHTYELEVTTSNCSNNYGPFQHPEKLIPLFLLNALFGKNLPIYGDGMNVRDWLHVEDHCRGIEACLQNGKPGETYNIGGGAELANMAVIDAICREVDLAFQEVESLDSRYPDAPAAKGGKSNSLKSFVKDRAGHDRRYAIDETKARRDLSYQAQHGFDEGLRQTLRWYLEHESWWEPLLAR, encoded by the coding sequence TTGGCTAATTTGCTTGTTACTGGCGGTGCTGGATTTATCGGCGGCAATTTCGTTCACTATTGGAACGCCAAGCACCCAGATGATGCAATTATTGTCTTGGATGCACTGACCTATGCGGGGAATCGCTCCACGCTCGAGGGTGCCCCGCATTGCGATCTTGTAGTTGGTGACATTCGTGACACGGCGCTCGTGGAGAAAATCCTGCGTGAGCGAGACTGCGATACGATTGTCCACTTTGCAGCAGAGAGTCATGTAGACCGCTCAATCGAAGGACCAGATGCCTTCATCGACACCAACATTCTTGGCACCAATAGCTTGCTTAAGGCTGCTCGTGCGGTTTGGTTGGGCGGTTCTGGCAAAGACCATCGGTTCCATCACATATCAACCGACGAGGTCTTCGGATCTTTGGAGATGAATGATCCTGCGTTCAGTGAGACAACCCAATACGCACCTAACTCACCCTATTCTGCGTCAAAGGCAGCATCAGATCACCTCGTCAGGGCATACCATCACACTTACGAGCTTGAAGTCACCACCAGCAATTGTTCCAACAATTACGGCCCATTCCAGCATCCGGAAAAGTTGATCCCGCTATTCCTGCTCAACGCGCTTTTCGGCAAAAACCTTCCAATCTACGGTGACGGCATGAATGTGCGTGATTGGCTGCACGTGGAAGACCATTGCCGTGGGATTGAGGCGTGCCTTCAAAACGGGAAGCCGGGCGAGACTTACAACATCGGCGGAGGTGCAGAGCTTGCCAATATGGCGGTGATTGATGCGATTTGCCGCGAGGTTGATCTCGCGTTTCAAGAGGTTGAAAGTCTGGATAGTCGATATCCCGACGCACCTGCTGCTAAGGGCGGAAAAAGTAATAGCCTCAAGTCGTTCGTGAAAGACAGGGCAGGGCACGATCGTCGATATGCTATCGATGAGACAAAGGCCCGCCGCGATCTTAGCTATCAGGCGCAACATGGTTTTGATGAAGGTTTGCGCCAAACACTGCGTTGGTATCTTGAGCATGAAAGCTGGTGGGAACCGCTTCTAGCCCGCTAG
- a CDS encoding acyltransferase, with translation MSLSAKPDATFPRGVHIDECTYVAFNARIMTHDRTRGLYVHTRIGKNCFIGGESLILPGVVIGDNCVVGAGSVVTRNVPERSIVAGNPAKIIQSDIEVGAYGRFIAADVTERELRESDPAAGALPDRMKR, from the coding sequence ATGTCGCTGAGCGCGAAGCCTGACGCGACCTTTCCGCGCGGCGTTCACATCGATGAGTGCACCTATGTTGCGTTCAATGCGCGTATTATGACCCACGACCGGACTAGAGGGCTCTATGTCCATACCAGGATTGGAAAGAACTGCTTCATCGGCGGAGAGAGTTTGATCTTGCCCGGTGTTGTGATTGGCGACAATTGCGTGGTTGGCGCCGGAAGTGTGGTTACGAGAAATGTTCCTGAACGCTCCATTGTCGCGGGCAATCCAGCAAAGATCATCCAGAGCGATATCGAAGTCGGCGCTTACGGTCGCTTTATCGCTGCGGATGTTACCGAACGAGAATTGCGTGAAAGCGACCCCGCAGCTGGCGCCTTGCCTGATCGAATGAAGCGTTAA
- a CDS encoding polysaccharide pyruvyl transferase family protein, with product MQRKPLHIGLLWHSCFNENLGVGALTVANANLIGAAVEKAGMQPVFHCLGVRGTFDYSHEVGYQCDFTNVGYKALANPFSDLHRAIRRCDIVFDIGGGDSFSDIYSARRFQLIIASKFAVRLHGVPLVLSPQTIGPFHTRTARLESALALKPAKHVFARDEPSFRVLAELGLKDRASITTDVAFALPFEASLQKGERDLADGPIKVGLNVSALLYRRDIAKGDRISLSADYPALIDAMIDRILRAPRIELHLVPHVLAEAAPHEDDYALAEALAERFPQAILPPRFSGPSEAKSYIAALDLFAGSRMHATIAALSSNTAVLPLGYSRKFSGLFGSLGYDWNSDLTTEANETVLSRLDGALSDLPSLRNEAMVANLEAHRRLKSYTGYLDKVFTELAAERV from the coding sequence ATGCAGCGAAAGCCGCTTCATATCGGTTTGCTTTGGCACTCCTGTTTCAATGAAAACCTCGGTGTTGGCGCACTTACCGTAGCCAATGCCAACCTCATTGGCGCAGCGGTTGAAAAGGCCGGAATGCAACCTGTTTTTCATTGCCTCGGTGTGCGCGGGACATTCGATTACAGCCATGAGGTCGGATACCAATGTGACTTCACCAATGTCGGCTACAAGGCGCTGGCGAACCCGTTTTCGGACCTGCATCGAGCTATTCGGCGATGCGACATCGTTTTCGATATTGGGGGCGGAGATAGTTTCTCGGATATCTATTCTGCGCGCCGGTTCCAGCTGATAATCGCGTCAAAGTTTGCGGTAAGACTACACGGTGTCCCGTTGGTGCTTAGCCCGCAAACGATCGGGCCATTTCACACACGGACCGCCCGGCTAGAGTCTGCTTTGGCTCTAAAGCCTGCCAAGCATGTGTTCGCCCGCGACGAACCATCTTTTCGAGTTTTAGCTGAACTGGGGCTAAAGGACCGGGCGTCTATCACTACCGATGTGGCGTTCGCACTGCCTTTTGAGGCCTCTCTGCAAAAGGGTGAGCGCGACCTAGCGGATGGACCGATCAAAGTCGGCCTCAATGTGTCCGCGTTGCTCTACCGCCGCGACATCGCGAAAGGTGACCGGATCAGCCTCTCGGCCGACTATCCAGCTCTTATTGATGCGATGATCGACCGGATTCTGCGTGCCCCGCGTATCGAGTTGCACTTGGTCCCACATGTCCTGGCTGAAGCAGCCCCGCACGAAGATGACTATGCGCTAGCCGAGGCGCTGGCGGAGCGTTTCCCGCAGGCTATTTTGCCGCCGCGCTTTTCCGGCCCATCCGAGGCGAAATCGTATATTGCTGCGCTCGACCTTTTCGCGGGTAGCCGCATGCACGCGACGATCGCGGCTCTATCTTCAAACACAGCAGTATTGCCTCTGGGGTATAGCCGGAAGTTTAGCGGACTATTTGGTTCGCTCGGCTATGATTGGAATTCGGACCTGACCACCGAGGCCAACGAGACCGTTTTGTCACGGCTGGATGGCGCACTTTCCGACCTCCCATCCTTACGCAATGAAGCGATGGTGGCGAATTTGGAGGCCCATCGGAGGCTGAAGTCGTACACCGGATACCTCGACAAGGTGTTTACCGAGCTGGCGGCAGAGCGTGTTTGA
- a CDS encoding Coenzyme F420 hydrogenase/dehydrogenase, beta subunit C-terminal domain, translating into MFDIEQIKASGLCSGCGLCAGIGNQDQPGIEMGLSEQGYRRPKRIGDVSADHARKIDQVCPGVNIRHEPESFEATYSPTWGPVIKARLGWSSDEALRYKASSGGGLSAILLHLIESGEIDYVLQTSVAADSPIRNAITVSSDREGVMLAAGSRYAPSSPLEDIGSRLDEPRRFAFVGKPCDVAGLRQLARHDPRVDEKVPFMISFMCAGVPSYSGTSDLLEQMGVSDESEVEAFRYRGEGWPGNATAKMKDGSTRSMDYDTSWGRILNRHLQFRCKICADGIGEFADIVCADGWYCDADGNPMFDENHGRSIVLTRTNRGEALVARAIKAGKLVAEPVELEEIIKMQPYQSLRKGLVFFRLAALALLRKPRPRYEKLEMLSGARAFGVVAGLRNFFGMLRRSLSDRGPAK; encoded by the coding sequence GTGTTTGATATTGAGCAGATCAAAGCATCGGGGTTGTGCTCAGGGTGCGGTTTATGCGCCGGGATTGGTAATCAGGATCAACCCGGCATCGAGATGGGCCTTTCAGAGCAGGGGTATCGGCGTCCAAAACGCATCGGGGATGTCAGCGCGGATCACGCAAGGAAGATCGATCAAGTTTGCCCGGGTGTAAACATCCGACATGAACCCGAAAGCTTCGAGGCGACATACAGTCCGACTTGGGGGCCTGTGATCAAGGCGCGGCTTGGTTGGAGCAGCGATGAAGCTCTGCGGTATAAAGCGTCTTCGGGAGGAGGGCTTTCGGCAATCCTGCTTCATCTGATTGAATCAGGTGAGATCGACTATGTTCTGCAGACCTCCGTTGCTGCTGATTCTCCGATCCGCAACGCCATCACAGTTAGCTCGGACCGAGAAGGCGTTATGCTTGCGGCGGGTTCGCGATATGCACCGTCTTCACCTTTGGAAGACATCGGATCAAGGCTGGATGAGCCAAGGCGCTTCGCATTTGTGGGCAAACCGTGCGACGTCGCGGGCCTCCGGCAGCTTGCGAGGCACGATCCTCGCGTCGATGAAAAAGTGCCCTTCATGATTTCATTCATGTGCGCAGGCGTGCCAAGCTACAGTGGTACATCCGATTTGCTTGAGCAGATGGGCGTATCGGATGAAAGCGAAGTCGAAGCTTTCCGTTATCGCGGAGAGGGCTGGCCAGGCAATGCGACTGCAAAGATGAAGGATGGCAGCACGCGGTCGATGGATTACGACACGAGCTGGGGGCGCATCCTGAACCGCCATCTTCAATTCCGCTGCAAGATATGCGCGGACGGGATCGGAGAATTTGCCGATATCGTGTGCGCTGATGGCTGGTATTGCGATGCGGATGGCAATCCGATGTTCGACGAAAACCATGGACGCAGCATCGTGTTGACGCGCACCAACCGCGGCGAAGCGCTGGTTGCGCGTGCTATCAAGGCTGGCAAGTTAGTCGCGGAGCCTGTCGAGTTGGAAGAAATCATCAAGATGCAACCATACCAGTCCCTCAGAAAGGGATTGGTCTTCTTTCGATTGGCAGCGTTGGCTCTATTGAGAAAACCGCGCCCGCGTTATGAGAAACTTGAGATGCTGTCAGGCGCGCGCGCGTTTGGAGTGGTGGCAGGGCTACGCAATTTCTTTGGTATGCTGCGCAGATCGCTTAGTGATCGTGGGCCGGCCAAATGA